DNA sequence from the Pseudophryne corroboree isolate aPseCor3 chromosome 3 unlocalized genomic scaffold, aPseCor3.hap2 SUPER_3_unloc_38, whole genome shotgun sequence genome:
agctttctccaccggtaaaaacaccctctgcacttctgtgttgagtatcatctccaggaagggcagtctctttgtcggttccaaatgtgactttggaaggttcaggatccacccatgataccagagtagttgagttgagagggcaatactctgcaacagcttctccttggaagatgcctctatcagcagatcatccagatatggaaatatgttcactccctgcgtaggagtagcatcatctctgccatgaccatggtgaacaccctcggtgctgtggagaggccagatggcaatgtttggaacggatagtgacagtcctgcagtgcaaaccgtaaataggcctggtgaggtggccagatcggaatgtgaaggtacgcatccttgatatccagggatactaggaattcctcctcctccagtccTGAGAGCactgctttcagagactccatcttgaattgtaaAACCCTCAAGGATGGTTTCAAcaccttcaggttcaatataggccttaccgaaccatccggttttggtaccacaaacaagtttgagtaataacccttgatttttgggtgaggtggaactggaacaataacatttgttcgtacccgtttttgaatggcttcctgtagaatatcACTTTCTGTCTGCgaacctggtaagcctgatttgaagaatctgtgaggtgggagttcctgaaacttcagtctgtacccctgggtaacaatatccgtcacccaggggtctaggcatgatgacgcccagacgtgactgaaatcttttagtctcgctcccacctgtctgatctccaggctgacaggtccaccatcatgctgaatatttggaggaagcagaacctggattcTGTTCCTGtgtacctgttggtgcaggtttttttgatcttccccgaccacctctaaagaaggcgggagggggtttggatttttttaattttgcggtctgaaaggactgcagtgtaggtgcaggataagattttctacctggggctgctgcagagggaagaaatgttgtcttacccgcagtcgcgtggaaatccacgaatccaatgcgtccccaaatagtgcctgacctgtgaatggcaggttctccacacttttcttggatactgcatccgcagtccattggcgtagcctgagtcctctgcgtgccgagacagccatggaagtagcaggccaatgtccttcatggcctccactatgaaacctgcagaatcctgtatgtgacgtaataacaagtcaatgtcactcctatctatagtatctaagtcctctagtaatgtgcctgaccactttgctatggctttagaaatccatgcacaagcaatagtgggccttaaagccatgcctgtagcagtgtatagtgatttgagcgtagtcttaatcttgcagtcagccggctcctttatggcagttgtaccagggacaggtaaaaccacctttttagacagcctagatacagaagcatctactataggtgggttttcccacttcttcctattctcTTCATGGAAAggcaaagcaatgagaattcttttagggatctggaattttttctctgggtttacccaagatttttcaaacaaggaattttaactccttagaagcagggaaggtaaccgAAGACTTCTTAttcactgtaaaataagattcctctacttgttccggaaccttctcagaaatatgcaaaacatacctaatggcttcagtcattagctgcacccctttagcaatggaTGTATCCCccactgcatatccccatcaccgtcccctgtatcagagtcagtatcagtgtcagcttgcattatctgggcaagtgtacgttttttgggGTACGTAGGttgggttttagatgaagtagtgggagctgaatacttcatacccactacagattgtctcaaaaactgcgtctctttctctgtatgtgacatccttgttgaaatttgggatatcattccccttaaaatatccacccatgggggttcggattcagaaggctgagacagcacattgcagtactgagtacatggaatagactcctcaggagaagatacacactctgcagcacaggacacagagtccttagacatggtaatgtggatatacacacttacacacacacacacacacacacacacacacacacacacacacacacacacacacacacacaggaaaatgtcagacacagtttcccccagagtacctgcagagagtcacagagtataaggagcagccacacagcgcccctgtaaatAGTTATTATGATATAAGCCGGCGCTAACtgaccttaatagggagggcagcgctccctgtcagtgtcctagttcctatgatctgcagggacaaaatggcgctggtaagtgctggatccactctgagaggaagccccgccccttgtaatggcgtgcggcttcccgcactaattgtttatactggcctgaggattttagcgctaacagggggattagcccctgttaactgcgtgaccagtgtagggtttatccgtgCTGGCTCAAGACGctcctcaaagcgcctacactgtgtgttgctgagccttcctggagtgcagcctgtcagagctgcgcttccaCCCTTGCACCGgcaacctgctaaccgggacgccggcgctgtactcaccactttcttctggctttgttagaggttggcggccgtgctgcgggagagaGCAGTTGCCTCATGGACTTGCGATCagcaacctcaggagctcagtgtcctgtcagcagagtagaaaaccattaactcttcaggaagttgaccattagtatataatatatagcagtacggttcagtaggccactgctctacctacctctgtgtcgtcaagtatactatccatccatacctgtggtgcattttagttgtgcgcagtatatatagtaggagcacagtgcagaattttgctgaccatcagtatataatatatagcagtacggtacagtagtccactgctctacctacctctgtgtcgtcaagtatactatccatccatacctgtggtgcattttagttgtgcgcagtatatatagtaggaggacagtgcagaattttgctgaccaccagtatataatatatagcagtacgatacagtagtccactgctctacctacctctgtgtcatcaagtatactatccatccatacctgtggtgcattttagttgtgcgcagtatatatagtaggacagtgcagaattttgctgaccattagtatataatatatagcagtacggttcagtaggccactgctctacctacctctgtgtcgtcaagtatactatccatccatacctgtggtgcattttagttgtgcgcagtatatatagtaggagcacagtgcagaattttgctgaccatcagtatataatatatagcagtacggtacagtagtccactgctctacctacctctgtgtcgtcaagtatactatccatccatacctgtggtgcattttagttgtgcgcagtatatatagtaggaggacattgcagaattttgctgaccatcagtatataatatatagcagtacagtacagtagtccactgctctacctacctctgtgtcgtcaagtatactatccattcatacctgtggtgcattttagttgtgcgcagtattatatagtaggaggacagtgcagaattttggtgaccaccagtatatatatagcagtacggtacagtaatccattgctctacctctgtgtggtcaagcatactccgttcagtaaaatgacccaaaaatctaaattaaaagcatctgatgagaagcgtaaacttgccaatatgccatttacgacacggagtggcaaggaacggctgaggccctggcctatgttcatggcttgtggttcagattcacatgaggattgaagcactcatcctctcgctagaaaactgcagtgccactcctaggtgggccaggtgtttgtgttgaccacttgggtcgcttagcttagccatccagcgaccttggtgcacctctttttttttctttccatcatgtgctgtttggggactattttttaaattggccatcctgtctgacactgcagtgccactcctagatgagcaaggtgtttgtgtcggccacttgggatgcttagcttagccatccagcgaccttggtgttgttattcacaccagtgcctgcaggaatgtactggtgtcagaactgttatgcactccagtgcctgcaggaatgtactggtgtttgaactgttatgcacaccagtgcctgcaggaatgtactggtgtctgaacggataggtatgcaaagcaaaagaactcacagacagactggggaatatgacattacgtacacagaaggtgatagggtaacaaaatacacacaaagtgaacagagaagcccagaggctaaggaactgggtgtctctctagtattagtaatgctcagatgggaaaagcgagATGTtgcgttttaatacgtagagaacccgaaatgctgttgctaaggggaacagcaaaaccctaaagggttaccaacgggtgtggcagtaaactccttggtcagagatggaatgatagacacaaggagagtctccacaatcctaatcctcacttgcagtgcacaggttcagcttactgccactaaactgacacctgacaccttgcacagtgagacaggatttaggcaggcaagtcttagaatacagccgcaaacttgctaagttcacagagtagtaaaagaaccccagcaagctaaacgactgactccagtcttactgctaggtctggattggcagagtgtagtaccaaatccccaggcctatttgcagcaagcaacaacaaatacaaagctacacagtactggctaactttcaggaactgactaaccaacaaagattcagcagcatctgcttaacctgagaagaggccttataaagcaggtgctgtccacgccccactcagacctcacagactgtgagcacaaaaaccagcaccggatcccctgccgtgcacagagcctgtaaccactgcacagcaaaagacctgaactggagtatcagctgcgctcaggttactccgctagcacttgtctcccggttgccatgacgacgtggcagcacagggcagaagaccctaacaggtgcacctctttttttctttgcatcatgtgctgtttggggactattttttaaatctgccatcctgtctgacacttcagtgccactcctagatgggccaggtgtttgtgtcggccacttgggtcgcttagcttagtcatccagcgaccttttaggactaaaaataatattgtgaggtgttcggaatagacgggaaatgagtggaaattgagtctggtaggaggtgcatagagggaggggccagcccacactattaaacgtttaaagtgccagtggctcccaaaggacccatctataccccatggtactaaatggaccccagcatcctctaggacataagagaaagtagagtataacttagcagatgatgatgatgatgattacagggtattatatggcgtattgcatgtaaagtaccttgttccacacctactctgctgtagcaatatacgttatataagggtgagtaacacatgtacaggcttaccagcgtatgagcacacacataaaggaatgctaccttaccaatgcttccaggagtaacgttaggagacatttccctgatccatcagctcatatgactgatgttattgttcatctagaatctccaattcatacgatatgttccccatccattgttttacattggtgctgacataggacttggcgagtgactacatctccatttatacttcatggttagttaccagtacaagagagagatatatctaagtcttattataatattacatttgttattgtgagtgttctcaggaggatggacacaatgatagtctgagacacaatattataaagccttcattaaaagttatgttttattatacacacacatttacaattaagtgtcccagagagtcgtcttctcctattgtttacaagattaatattgttacagaaaatgtcacatttccataatgtgttttatttccagcagatggacacacaagcaggaatatctcggaaggatatctaatgttatccccggattgtgacataaaagataatgacagtagacaggattctccaggagataaccccattaccccaattatacagccagctctatcagctgatccctctgatcctgggaaatgttctcctgatcactctgatattgtgcatctgttacagctctgacagtagatacagtgtttccgtgttctatagatgccaaatgttttacacagaacacaaagcctattaaaccacacacaggtaaggcaggtggaaggccactgatatgttcagagtgtggaaaatgttttacaaagaaatcatatcttgttatacatcacagaattcacacaggtgagaagccatttccatgttctgagtgtgggaaatgttttacacagaaatcacatcttgttagacatgagagaagacacacaggtgagaagccattttcctgttccgagtgtgggaaatgttttgcacagaaatcagctcttgttagacatgagagagagcacacaggtgagaagccatttccatgttctgagtgtgggaaatattgtgtaagtaaatcacaacttgttacacatctgcgcagtcacacaggtgagaaaccttttccatgttctgagtgtgggaaatgttttgcatgtaaatcacatcttgttatacatcacagaagtcacacaggtgagaagccatttccatgttctgagtgtgggaaatgttgtgtaagtaaatcacaacttgttacacatctgcgcagtcacacaggtgagaaaccttttccgtgttctgagtgtgggaaatgttttgcatgtaaatcagatcttgttatacatcacagaagtcacataggtgagaagccattttcttgctctgagtgcgggaaaagttttacctggaaatccaatcttgttagacatgagagagagcacacaggtgagaagccatttccatgttctgagtgtgggaaatgttgtgtaagtaaatcacaacttgttacacatctgcgcagtcacacaggtgagaaaccttttccatgttctgagtgtgggaaatgttttgcatggaaatcagatcttgttatacatcacagaagtcacacagtgagaagccattttcttgctctgagtgcgggaaatgttttacacacaaatcacaacttgttacccatcagcaaatgactgtagtactggtcgcacaggttgaaTAACTTCTATGAAAATGACCCCTTATTTATTTTGTCCCAAACACATCTGTGTTATTCATAACagtttagggggtgctaccacgggcaaaataaatctgcacaaaaaaagggaagaaagagggttcggaatgccctaaagtggtgcacacaatcttatattaaaatataacttttattattatatataataaaaccagcgaattttaagaaaaaaggtaagagagtgtaaataagatagaaattgtgattaaaattgaaaaagctgcgcactagatgtcatccgTATCCTAAATTCTAATATTGGAACAGTGAAGAGTGACCTAGAGGTATATGCTTTCTCTATAACTGTATATCTGTTATTCTAAACTCCTAGAATAAGTGTCTCTATTTTTCAAGTCCCTCTCGGGACATGTACTGTGAGACCGTTATGGAAACAGGACTCctattttcttaatatataatagtagcaaaatgatagtagtgctccaatggtttgctgtgttaaattataaacataatgaaatgatcttccaacaatgtgtgttatgtttttattgtatcactggaatgataacataattcttaggcttcaattgtaccacagaggcatctgtatattctcagttcatttgatactgttacatccactgtgaatgagtcatgtgtgtagtgatacaattgtaacacatgcaggagaGACAGCAGATGTCTGATTCTCAGATTGAACTCTCTCTGTTTAATTGtgacaattgtaacacatgcaggagaaacagcagaTGTCTGATTCTCAGATTAAACTCTAACTGTTTTTGGCTGTTTACGCCTGACAATCTAATCTGAGTTTAATTGTGACATGAGGATGGACTTATTTGCAGCTCACGTCGCTGCTTATCACAATTGGTTAAGCTTTCCCCGTCACAATGTTGATTGGTGATTAATATTCACCTTAACACAGTATTAATTAGGCACTTTCCCCTCGGAATCACTATAATGTTATACTGTATTCGCTCCTAAATTATTCATAAAGGAGCATTCAAAGTTTATTCTTTTGAATTAGATTGAGACAGAGATAGAGCAGGTTTATTGAATAGCAATTAGGCATTCATTAAGCATGTGAACCATGTCACTGATGCCCCAGTATATATGCAGTCCTTTGAACAGTGCTTTATAGTATAAGTATACTGTTTATGTTAAAACTGAGTACTGCATCTATAAGGACATTAATTAAAGGTATTAACTACATGTCATTAATTCTGCTCAGTAACTTTCAATGCACACAATAGAGTTACATATATTTCTCAATTAAGCTGTTTCCTACTCAAGGAGCACTTGATATATCCTTCACTATGCACACTGAATTTCACAATGCACACTGGAGTCTGGTATCTAACAAGACTGTTTCCTATTTCCCTGCAATTTGCATGGGATGACACTCCTCATATGGTTATATCCTTCCTATTCTAACATGATATGGAGACTGTCTAAAGTGcacagctagcctgacgcacgcttcgctgtttgcttcatcagaggcagaaccagattgcCTCCAGGTTCTCCCTTAAATACCGGCAATTGCCGCGATCCACCAATCAGAATCCTTTATCCTGATGTCATCATCTGCATCACTAGTCCAGGGAGTCTCAATCAATCACAATGTGGCAGGCTGGATCGTGTGTAGACTCGATTACACGAGTGCCTATTCATGCTGTGATAGATCCGATCAAAGGATATGCTGCTCAAAGCAGCATATCCTTTGATCGGATCTATCACAGCATGAATAGGCACTCGTGTAATCGAGTCTACACACGATCCAGCCTGCCACATTGTGATTGATTGAGACTCCCTGGACTAGTGATGCAGATGATGACATCAGGATAAAGGATTCTGATTGGTGGATCGCGGCAATTGCCGGTATTTAAGGGAGAACCTGGAGgcaatctggttctgcctctgatgaagcaaacagcgaagcgtgcgtcaggctagctgtgCACTTTAGACAGTCTCCATATCATGTTAGAATAGGAAGGATATAACCATATGAGGAGTGTCATCCCATGCAAATTGCAGGGAAATAGGAAACAGTCTTGTTAGATACCAGACTCCAGTGTGCATTGTGAAATTCAGTGTGCATAGTGAAGGATATATCAAGTGCTCCTTGAGTAGGAAACAGCTTAATTGAGAAATATATGTAACTCTATTGTGTGCATTGAAAGTTACTGAGCAGAATTAATGACATGTAGTTAATACCTTTAATTAATGTCCTTATAGATGCAGTACTCAGTTTTAACATAAACAGTATACTTATACTATAAAGCACTGTTCAAAGGACTGCATATATACTGGGGCATCAGTGACATGGTTCACATGCTTAATGAATACCTAATTGCTATTCAATAAACCTGCTCTATCTCTGTCTCAATCTAATTCAAAAGAATAAACTTTGAATGCTCCTTTATGAATAATTTAGGAGCGAATACAGTATAACATTATAGTGATTCCGAGGGGAAAGTGCCTAATTAATACTGTGTTAAGGTGAATATTAATCACCAATCAACATTGTGACGGGGAAAGCTTAACCAATTGTGATAAGCAGCGACGTGAGCTGCAAATAAGTCCATCCTCATGTCACAATTAAACTCAGATTAGATTGTCAGGCGTAAACAGCCAAAAACAGTTAGAGTTTAATCTGAGAATCAGACAtctgctgtttctcctgcatgtgttacaattgtcaCAATTAAACAGAGAGAGTTCAATCTGAGAATCAGACATCTGCTGTCtctcctgcatgtgttacaattgtcacaattaaactgagagagttcaatctgagaatcagacacctgctgttttctcctgcatgtgttacaattgtatcactacacacatgactcattcacagtggatgtaacagtatcaaatgaactgagaatatacagatgcctctgtggtacaattgaagcctaagaattatgttatcattccagtgatacaataaaaacataacacacattgttggaagatcatttcattatgtttataatttaacacagcaaaccattggagcactactatcattttgctactattatatattaagaaaatagGAGTCCTGTTTCCATAACGGTCTCACAGTACATGTCCCGAGAGGGACTTGAAAAATAGAGACACTTATTCTAGGAGTTTAGAATAACAGATATACAGTTATAGAGAAAGCATATACCACTAGGTCACTCTTCACTGTTCCAATATTAGAATTTAGGATAcggatgacatctagtgcgcagctttttcaattttaatcacaatttctatcttatttacactctcttaccttttttcttaaaattcgctggttttattatatataataataaaagttatattttaatataagattgtgtgcaccactttagggcattccgaaccctctttcttccctttttttgtacccatcagcaaagtcacacaggtgagaaggcatttccatgttctgagtgttggaaaggttttgcacacaaatcacatcttgttatacatcagagaactcacacaggtgagaagcctttttcttgctctgagtgcgggaaatgtttttcacagaaatcagttcttgttatac
Encoded proteins:
- the LOC134984134 gene encoding gastrula zinc finger protein XlCGF17.1-like: TVFPCSIDAKCFTQNTKPIKPHTGKAGGRPLICSECGKCFTKKSYLVIHHRIHTGEKPFPCSECGKCFTQKSHLVRHERRHTGEKPFSCSECGKCFAQKSALVRHEREHTGEKPFPCSECGKYCVSKSQLVTHLRSHTGEKPFPCSECGKCFACKSHLVIHHRSHTGEKPFPCSECGKCCVSKSQLVTHLRSHTGEKPFPCSECGKCFACKSDLVIHHRSHIGEKPFSCSECGKSFTWKSNLVRHEREHTGEKPFPCSECGKCCVSKSQLVTHLRSQ